CATCCAGCTGGCTGCCGCCGAGGCACCAGACGGCGCCACCTTTCAACGGGCCGACGCCCGCGCCCTCGACTTCGATGGCGTCTTCGACGTTGCGATCTCGCTGTGCCAGGGGGCGTTCGGGCTGGGTGGCCCGGCCCTGGACACCGACGACCCCCAGCTGTTGCAGCCCGACCTGGCGGTCCTCGACGGCGTGCATCGTGCCCTGCGCCCGGGCGGACGGTTCCAATGTGTCGGGCGCCGGGTTGGGCATCGCTGGGCCGGCCGGTGCGCAGGATCAACCGGCCCAGGAGAAGGTGGCGTTGGCCATCGAATCCCGGGTGGACGACGTCTCTACCGACGAGTTGTCGTTGATCACGATGTCGACGTTGACCGACCCGCGCGGCTGGGCGCAGGCCGGCTTCACGTTCGACGCCGACCCCGACAGCGCCAACCGGTTGGTCCTGGCCGAACCCGACGTCGTCGATGAGCTGTGTGCCCCCATCGAGACGGGTCGAACGCTGAGCTGCCAGAACGGTCCCGTCGTGGTGCTCAATGCCGACGGCTGGCGCACGGCGCCTGAGGGTTGGCCGGACGTGGAGACGTACCGCCAATTCCTCGTCAACCACGGTGTCGGCCATCTGCTCAGCCAGTTTCACCCGTCCAATCGATGTCCGGTGCCGGCGAACCCGAGGCGTTGATGGCGCCTCAAGCGAACGGCCTCGAGGGATGCACGGCCAACCCGTGGCCGCTGAACTGGGAAGTTCTTCTGGCGGCGAAGCGTCCCGTCGTGCTGGCGCCTACGCCGGACGTGAAACCCGACGTTCCTCGGTCAACCCGGGGCGGTGTCGTCGCTGCAGCAGAGCCGGAGGCCCCGACAACGACGACCCGCCGTCGACGACCGGCCCCCGACACGGCCGACTCTGACGAGGCCGATGCGGGTGCGACTGACGGGCCGAGACACGTTCAAAGCAGGCAGGCCCAAAGGAGGACTCGTCGTCGGGGGCGCCGTTGCTGGCGCTGGGCATCATCGCTGCGCTCGTTCTCGTCGGCGTGGCATTGGCGGTGGTCTGGTCACGTCGTCGCGCGAAGCGCTCCGAGGTGATCGACGATGACGATGCGGACGCCGTGGATCTTGACGATGACGTGTTCCCAGATGTTTTCGGCGACGACCTGACAGCGGTCGCCCTCGCCGACGATTGGAACTTCGACGAGTCCCCACTAGCGGAGGTCGAGGGTGGGTTCGATTCCGTGCCGTTTGGAGTCCGTCCTGGCGAGCAGCGCGAGAGCGGCTCTGGGGTCGCGCTGCGGCCGGCGGAGCGATGGCACGTCCGGCTGTCCGGCCGGGCGCGACGGGAGGGTTCGCTGCTCTGGCTGGCCCCCCAACGATGGGAACCCGGCGACGTCGAATCGTTCCAGCACGCCATCGGTGGCGGTGTTGCAGGCGATGGCGAAGCGTGACCGCACGGCGCACCGGCGGACGTCGACGCGTCGCGGGTCGGCGCTGCGCTGGGCGACTTTCTGCGCCGGCATCCGCACCTGGCCCCCTCCGAACACGAGGGCTTGGGGCTGGTCGTGCTCGGCGATGATCAGGTGGTGGCCGCCGTGCTGGGGGCCACCGAGCTCGTCGAGCTGCGCTCCGGGCTGGCCAAGCCGGTGCGACGCCAGGGCATCCTGCACCTCAGGGACACTGCCGAATCGCCGCTCGAGGTGGAGCTGTCGGTCACACCCCCGGCGCGGCCGCGGGCGCGGATCGTCGTCGAGCGAAGCGAGTCGGCGTAAGCCGCAACCGACGAGCAACGAGGTGGGACGGGACCGTCAACTCTGGCGCGCGTCGTGTGACGTTCGTCTTGACTCATCGACGCCTCGGTTCGTACCTTCTGAAGTCATGAACGAAGGTCTTCGATGAGCCCACCGTCGCCTTCGATGGCAGTTCGACTGGCTGTCACGCTGGGTGCGACCACCCTTCTGACCATCGGGGCGGTCGGTGTCGGCGCCGCCACTCCAAGTTCAGATAAGCCTGAGTCGACGAGGGAGACGGTCGGGCCCAAGGACCCCGACGAGCCAAGCGAGGGCGCCAACGACGGCCACGAAGGTCTTTCCCGACGAGACTCGACGGCGCTGGAGGACCCCGCGAGTGCCTGCTCGACCTAAAAGACGCGAAGCGACCCAGAAGGATTGCCGGCCCAAGCGGAACGTGGTGTATCAAGCCGAGCTTTCGCCGCTGGCGGGCAGAGTTGGTTGCCCCCAGCGATGCCGATCTTCGGCCTGAGGTCCGTTAGAGCCCCCAGATTCATGCTCGGTACCAGCAGGTACCTGAATCCATCAGAGATCGTTTTCTGCATTGATGGTTTGACACCACCTGGCGATGTACGAGAAGCAAACGTTGAACGAAACGGAGAGAAAGTCTCCGATGGATTCGTTATTGATGGAAGGCCGGTGAAGCAGGGGCAGATTCGGCTCTGCACTCAAAAGGAACTTGACGACGGCAACGATGGAAGGTCGAGCAGTAGCGGTTTGGTGGATCGGACGGCAGCGGTGGTGCCGATCGGGACAGAAGCGGCACGACTGGTGCGACAGACGGTGGCCTTGATGGTGGCGACGAAGGCGGAAGTAGCCCGAAGGACGTCAGCGACAGCAGCACCGACATGAGTCCGAGCCCGGGATGACCAACACGGAGGCGCAAACCTCATTCACTTCGACGAAGTCATCCGACCCGCGGGTGTTCCTCGTCGCCGGGGTTGGCGGGCTGATCATCCTTGTCGGGCTGGTGATGCTGATTCGTCAGCGCCCCGTATATGCGGCGCTGATGACCGTTCCGCTGCTCGGTCTGTTGGCAGGCCTGTATTGGATGAAGCTGGCCGACGGCGCCACACCACACACCCCGGACCAGTCTGGACCGGCCCAAATGCCACAGCAGCCGATCGGGCACCACGCCGTTGCGCCGCAGTGATCTCGGACGATTCAACGCCCGGGGATCTTGAACTAGGTGGCGACACCCCAACCGTACGCGCGGATCGTCCCCGGCTTCGGGCGGCGAAGAACTTCGACATTGATGCACTGATGCGCCAGCAGGACAACACCAAGCCGCCGCAGTGTCCCAACTGCGGCCAGTTTGAGCG
This window of the Candidatus Microthrix subdominans genome carries:
- a CDS encoding DUF3152 domain-containing protein translates to MDDVSTDELSLITMSTLTDPRGWAQAGFTFDADPDSANRLVLAEPDVVDELCAPIETGRTLSCQNGPVVVLNADGWRTAPEGWPDVETYRQFLVNHGVGHLLSQFHPSNRCPVPANPRR